In Pseudomonadota bacterium, the sequence TTGCTTTAAGCAAATTTTCTGATGAAAGAGGGCTGGTTTTGGTAAACCTTGTGGTAAAAGATACCGAATCAAATCCTGAAAGTGCGGCACAAGCTGTGAATGATCTTGTGCTGGAAGATGTTTCTGTAATTATCGGGCCTATGGGATCAGATGAATCCGTTATCGCGGCTAAAGAAGCTCAGGCAGCTAAAATTCCGATAGTATTATTAACCCAGAAAGAGGATATTACAGATACTGGAGATTTTGTTTTCAGGAACTTTTTAATGCCGGAAATGCAGGTAGGTTCCATTGTGAAATATGTAATGGAAAATAGAGGAATAAGAAGATTTGCAATTTTGTATCCATTGGAAAATTATGGCGTAAAATATACGAGCCTGTTTTATGATGAAGTTTTGGCAAATGGCGGTACAATCGTAAGTGCAGAATCATATAACCCGGACCATACAGATTTTACTGATACAATTAAAAAAATTATCGGAAGACAGGCTTTTTCCCACGAAAATATTGAAAAATGGAAGCCATCCGATTCATTATCTTCAGATGAAGAAAATGATGAAAATATTGACAATGAAAACAAAGAACAAGACGAATTGCTGCTTGATTTTGATGCGATCTTCATTCCTGATTCACCAACAAAAGCCGGTCTTATTATTCCACAGTTAATCTATGAAGATATAAAGAATGTGTATCTGCTGGGTACGAATCTCTGGCACTCACAAAAAATGATAAAAATGGCCGGTGAGTTTATGCAGGATAAGGCAATAATACCGGATGGTTTTTTTATCGAAAAAGATTCTGTTGATATTCGAGAATTTGCAAATGATTTTAAAATATATTTTGGTGAAGATCCCGGTTTTGTTGAAGCTGTTTCTTATGATACTGCTATGATGCTGTTTCAGACAATAAGCAAATCCGGCCTCCGTTTTCCTGAATCAGTAAGAAATGAACTTATTAAAATAAAAAATTATACCGGACTCACCGGTCTAACTTCTTTTGATGGTAATCAGGATGCACAAAAAGAATTATGCCTTATTACTGTAAAATGGAAAAGATTTATTGAGCTTGGTAAAGATTAAACCCGGGCTTGCCGTATCTGCTAGTTTTTCAAAGGCCCCTGGCCTGTTGCTTCAAGTACGCTTTGCCACAGCTTTCCGTGCGGATTTACCTGTTTTCTCTTTTTTGCTGACTCAATCATAGGGATATGAACAAAATTATTGCTCCAGCTTCCGACAAGAAGCTTGGTTTTACCTGCCATTGCAGCATGCA encodes:
- a CDS encoding penicillin-binding protein activator — protein: MRYFRLLFVPVLFVLLACIPKTEIVNDTVTDDDAERIVLFSRAENFFSTQKYSEALEAYNEYIKQYPGTHLIPSALFRIGDIYDKLGENNKSRISYLSLINDYPESMYIPDVKIKVLEGYFKQKMFEDVIKYSASIFSDKLTEKDISKTYVLVGDAQLALSNPSDAVVSYFNARLKSTEYENNIINTKLKNAVSQLEEKDINFLIESIKDNNLIGYLKYLIGLRYYENQQYKEAASIFTAFIQNMPDHENVKEAENVLQKIYETSAGKPFTVGCLLPLTGALNVFGNKALKGVKLALSKFSDERGLVLVNLVVKDTESNPESAAQAVNDLVLEDVSVIIGPMGSDESVIAAKEAQAAKIPIVLLTQKEDITDTGDFVFRNFLMPEMQVGSIVKYVMENRGIRRFAILYPLENYGVKYTSLFYDEVLANGGTIVSAESYNPDHTDFTDTIKKIIGRQAFSHENIEKWKPSDSLSSDEENDENIDNENKEQDELLLDFDAIFIPDSPTKAGLIIPQLIYEDIKNVYLLGTNLWHSQKMIKMAGEFMQDKAIIPDGFFIEKDSVDIREFANDFKIYFGEDPGFVEAVSYDTAMMLFQTISKSGLRFPESVRNELIKIKNYTGLTGLTSFDGNQDAQKELCLITVKWKRFIELGKD